The following proteins come from a genomic window of Aspergillus oryzae RIB40 DNA, chromosome 4:
- a CDS encoding PP1-complex regulatory subunit GLC8 (predicted protein), which produces MVHNMDETHKRPKGILKNPSSQSIQTTHETLAPRAPSTEPMDTKELTLQNTLQNAGRRRSSSTTHPGTASRRQSVASVQHDENSPRLKWDEANLYLTEQEKTAKMKIDEPKTPYAPRYDPSQDEEEMELAEAEDSLIDAQGVVVDELDKTTKDPRKAVAEDEIPDLELGEPEESIPDGVGAQGSDRITRARSLSNESHRSDKHVVMGANEPNGEASADADHLLSPEEAQEKHRQFEQQRKKHYEMRNIKELLAHSVDLEEMDEDEDEGASKNTTHAIPPPMPQISQKFLREGK; this is translated from the exons ATGGTGCACAACATGGACGAAACACACAAGAGACCGAAGGGTATCCTGAAGAACCCTAGCTCTCAGAGCATTCAAACAACACACGAAACTTTGGCCCCACGCGCTCCCTCTACAGAACCCATGGATACGAAGGAGCTCACCCTGCAAAATACCCTACAAAACGCCGGCCGTCGccgctcctcctccaccacccatcCTGGGACCGCTTCTCGGCGCCAATCGGTGGCTAGTGTTCAACACGATGAGAACTCGCCACGGTTGAAATGGGATGAGGCAAATCTTTACCTGACCGAACAGGAAAAAACAGCTAAGATGAAGATCGATGAACCCAAAACACCGTATGCGCCGCGCTATGATCCAAGccaggacgaagaagaaatggaacttgcagaagctgaagacAGCTTGATCGATGCGCAAGGGGTGGTTGTGGACGAACTTGACAAGACAACCAAAGATCCTCGGAAAGCAGttgctgaagatgagattCCTGATCTCGAGCTAGGAGAGCCGGAGGAGTCGATCCCTGATGGTGTTGGGGCCCAAGGCAGCGATCGCATCACACGCGCGCGGAGTCTGAGCAATGAGTCGCACCGGAGCGACAAGCATGTAGTTATGGGGGCCAACGAGCCCAATGGCGAGGCCAGCGCCGATGCGGATCACTTGTTGAGTCCCGAAGAGGCCCAGGAGAAGCATCGCCAATTTGagcagcaaaggaaaaagcatTACGAGATGCGGAATatcaaagaacttcttgc CCATTCGGTAGATCTAGAAGAaatggacgaggatgaggacgagggTGCGAGCAAGAACACTACCCATGCTATTCCGCCGCCGATGCCCCAGATTTCCCAGAAGTTCTTGAGGGAAGGGAAGTAG
- the sfh5 gene encoding CRAL/TRIO domain protein (phosphatidylinositol transfer protein SEC14 and related proteins) has product MADQQEKTASSAVPETQPPSQTAETTTQTTATPAPEVQTEQTQPTESGPSAANTTTEQPTNPPAAEASKENAAPAPAPAAEDAPSEPAPAQEQQKEEKPADNKPEYLAKNPALSQLFDRLPTVLSNSGHDEMWGVPLRDSSDVPTVNVLIKFLRANEGNVKLAEDQLTKALQWRKQTRPTALVEGRYSAKKFGGLGYLSTYKDADGKETVITWNIYGGVKDLGTTFGNVDEFINWRVALMELAVKDLKMDQATSVIDYEGEDPYQMIQVHDYLNVSFLRMNPSVKAATKKTIDVFATAYPELLREKFFVNVPSIMGWMFAAIKVFLSKNTTRKFHPISNGANLAREFPPAVKEQFPKVYGGSAPDLHEGARTVALEEDNEPAPAPAAPAEPTEEAKPEQEAPKQEPAPEAPKEEAIKEALVEAPKEEPKQPAVEEPAKTDTAVTTQETVAPAEAK; this is encoded by the exons ATGGCTGATCAGCAGGAGAAGActgcttcttcggctgtCCCCGAAACCCAGCCTCCTAGCCAGACTGCCGAGACCACAACCCAAACAACCGCAACCCCAGCTCCAGAGGTCCAAACAGAACAGACGCAACCCACGGAGTCTGGTCCGAGCGCCGCCAACACTACAACTGAGCAACCCACCAACCCACCTGCCGCAGAAGCTTCGAAGGAAAACGCAGCTCCGGCTCCGGCCCCGGCAGCGGAAGATGCGCCATCGGAACCTGCGCCCGCACAGGAGCagcagaaagaggagaaaccTGCAGACAATAAGCCTGAGTATCTGGCCAAGAACCCTGCTTTGAGTCAGCTGTTCGATCGTCTGCCTACTGTGCTCTCCAACAGTGGTCATGATGAAATGTGGGGTGTCCCCCTCAGGGATTCCAGCGATGTTCCGACGGTCAACGTTCTGATCAAATTTCTTCGTGCTAACGAGGGAAATGTAAAGCTGGCCGAGGACCAGCTGACCAAGGCGTTGCAGTGGCGCAAGCAGACACGTCCCACCGCGTTGGTTGAGGGTCGATACAGCGCCAAGAAGTTTGGCGGATTGGGATACTTGAGCACGTACAAGGACGCCGACGGCAAGGAAACCGTTATCACCTGGAATATTTATGGAGGTGTCAAGGATCTTGGTACTACGTTTGGAAATGTGGATGA GTTCATCAACTGGCGTGTTGCACTCATGGAACTTGCCGTCAAAGACTTAAAGATGGACCAAGCTACGTCGGTTATCGACTACGAAGGCGAGGATCCTTATCAGATGATCCAGGTTCATGACTATCTGAACGTCAGCTTCCTACGCATGAACCCCAGCGTCAAGGCCGCTACTAAGAAGACCATTGACGTGTTCGCCACCGCCTATCCAGAGCTGCTTCGGGAAAAGTTCTTCGTCAATGTCCCCTCTATCATGGGTTGGATGTTCGCGGCGATCAAGGTCTTCCTGAGCAAGAACACCACCCGCAAGTTCCACCCTATCTCCAACGGCGCCAATCTGGCAAGGGAGTTCCCACCTGCCGTCAAGGAACAGTTCCCCAAGGTCTACGGTGGAAGCGCTCCTGATCTTCATGAGGGCGCTCGTACGGTCGCCCTTGAGGAGGACAACGAGCCAGCTCCCGCCCCCGCTGCCCCCGCGGAACCTACCGAGGAGGCCAAACCGGAGCAAGAAGCACCCAAGCAGGAACCGGCCCCGGAGGCCCCAAAGGAGGAAGCAATCAAGGAAGCCCTGGTGGAGGCTCCGAAGGAGGAACCCAAGCAGCCAGCTGTCGAAGAGCCGGCCAAGACTGACACGGCCGTTACGACTCAGGAGACAGTGGCTCCCGCTGAAGCCAAATAG